From Actinopolyspora lacussalsi, a single genomic window includes:
- a CDS encoding L-ectoine synthase (product_source=KO:K06720; cath_funfam=2.60.120.10; cog=COG1917; ko=KO:K06720; pfam=PF06339; superfamily=51182) has product MIVRTVRDVENTESDIRTENWRSKRIILAKEKAGFSVHETTLYAGTVNEFWYANHIEAVFVFEGEGEITDHATGETHSLGPGSVYLLDDHDKHQVRPRTDMRTVCVFNPPVTGREVHDENGVYPLVTEEE; this is encoded by the coding sequence TTGATCGTTCGTACCGTCCGGGACGTCGAGAACACCGAATCCGACATCAGGACCGAGAACTGGCGCAGCAAACGGATCATCCTCGCCAAGGAGAAGGCCGGGTTCTCGGTGCACGAGACGACGCTGTACGCGGGCACGGTCAACGAGTTCTGGTACGCCAACCACATCGAGGCCGTGTTCGTGTTCGAGGGCGAGGGCGAGATCACCGATCACGCCACCGGTGAGACGCATTCTCTCGGGCCGGGCTCGGTGTACCTGCTCGACGACCACGACAAGCACCAGGTGCGCCCCAGGACCGACATGCGCACGGTCTGCGTGTTCAACCCGCCGGTGACCGGCAGGGAGGTGCACGACGAGAACGGGGTCTACCCCCTGGTGACCGAGGAGGAGTGA
- a CDS encoding diaminobutyrate-2-oxoglutarate transaminase (product_source=KO:K00836; cath_funfam=3.40.640.10; cog=COG0160; ko=KO:K00836; pfam=PF00202; superfamily=53383; tigrfam=TIGR02407): MKDVFATQESEVRSYSRTWPATFDRALGSWLYDESGNAYLDFFAGAGALNYGHNNPLLKRKLIEYIERDGIHHGLDQATVARGEFLRTIDEKLFRPRGLNYKVQFPGPTGTNSVEAALKLARKITGRESIISFTNAFHGMTLGSLSVTGNSMKRGGAGIPLVHATPMPYDNYFDGQVDDFLYFESLLRDSGSGLNAPAAVIVETLQGEGGINDTRAEWLRGLSELCRRHGILLIVDDVQMGCGRTGPFFSFEHAGIEPDIVCLSKSIGGYGSPLALTLIKPEHDVWEPGEHNGTFRGNNPALVTATEALRQYWSDDELERATLAKGERVGEALLELCADHPGLLSKGRGLARGLGFAEPEMAGKVSKAAFDRGMILETSGPSDEVVKVMPPLTITEDELERGIRIIRDSVRSVLA, translated from the coding sequence GTGAAAGACGTCTTCGCAACCCAGGAATCAGAGGTCCGCAGCTACAGCCGAACTTGGCCCGCGACCTTCGACCGCGCGCTGGGCAGCTGGCTCTACGACGAGAGCGGGAACGCCTACCTCGACTTCTTCGCCGGGGCGGGCGCGCTCAACTACGGGCACAACAACCCGCTGCTCAAGCGCAAACTGATCGAGTACATCGAGCGCGACGGGATACACCACGGCCTCGACCAGGCCACGGTCGCCAGGGGTGAGTTCCTGCGCACCATCGACGAGAAGCTGTTCCGACCGCGTGGGCTCAACTACAAGGTGCAGTTCCCCGGGCCGACGGGCACCAACTCGGTCGAGGCCGCGCTGAAGCTGGCACGCAAGATCACCGGACGCGAGTCGATCATCAGCTTCACCAACGCCTTCCACGGCATGACGCTGGGCTCGCTCTCGGTCACCGGCAACTCGATGAAACGAGGCGGGGCGGGCATCCCGCTGGTGCACGCCACGCCGATGCCCTACGACAACTACTTCGACGGCCAGGTCGACGACTTCCTCTACTTCGAGTCGCTGCTGCGGGACAGCGGCAGTGGCCTGAACGCGCCCGCCGCGGTGATCGTGGAGACCCTGCAGGGCGAGGGCGGTATCAACGACACCCGCGCCGAGTGGCTGCGCGGACTGTCCGAGCTGTGCCGGCGGCACGGCATCCTGCTCATCGTCGACGACGTGCAGATGGGCTGCGGCAGGACCGGCCCGTTCTTCAGCTTCGAGCACGCGGGCATCGAGCCGGACATCGTCTGCCTGTCCAAGTCCATCGGTGGTTACGGGAGTCCGCTGGCGCTGACCCTGATCAAGCCGGAGCACGACGTCTGGGAACCCGGCGAGCACAACGGCACCTTCCGTGGCAACAACCCCGCCCTGGTCACGGCGACCGAGGCACTGCGGCAGTACTGGAGCGACGACGAACTGGAACGCGCCACCCTCGCCAAGGGCGAGCGCGTCGGCGAGGCGCTGCTGGAGCTCTGCGCCGACCACCCCGGGCTGCTGTCCAAGGGACGCGGCCTCGCACGGGGCCTCGGTTTCGCCGAGCCCGAGATGGCGGGCAAGGTTTCCAAGGCCGCCTTCGACCGGGGGATGATCCTGGAGACCTCCGGCCCCAGCGACGAGGTGGTCAAGGTGATGCCCCCGCTGACGATCACCGAGGACGAGCTGGAGCGGGGGATCCGGATCATTCGGGACTCCGTGCGCTCGGTACTGGCCTGA
- a CDS encoding L-2,4-diaminobutyric acid acetyltransferase (product_source=KO:K06718; cath_funfam=3.40.630.30; cog=COG0454; ko=KO:K06718; pfam=PF00583; superfamily=55729; tigrfam=TIGR02406) gives MSGSAGRVEIDTPAVADGPELYRITRDSGVLDVNSPYAYLLWCRDFATTSLVARSHDGVVGFVTGYVRPDAGDTLVVWQIGVDAALRGHGVASRLLERLLDTASRDGIRHLETTITADNAASINLFSALARDRGAPLEVSPLFPAELFPDSHIGEDLYRIGPFAADGATAHGTLAASVS, from the coding sequence GTGAGTGGGTCAGCCGGGCGGGTGGAGATCGACACTCCGGCCGTCGCGGACGGCCCGGAGCTGTACCGGATCACGCGTGATTCGGGGGTGCTGGACGTCAACTCCCCCTACGCCTACCTGCTGTGGTGTCGCGATTTCGCGACCACCTCGTTGGTGGCGCGTTCGCACGACGGAGTGGTGGGCTTCGTGACCGGATACGTCCGCCCCGACGCCGGGGACACCCTCGTGGTGTGGCAGATCGGCGTCGACGCCGCGCTGCGCGGCCACGGCGTGGCGAGTCGCCTGCTGGAACGGCTGCTCGACACGGCGTCGCGGGACGGTATCCGCCACCTGGAAACCACCATCACCGCCGACAACGCGGCCTCGATCAACCTCTTCTCCGCGCTGGCGCGCGACCGCGGCGCTCCGCTCGAGGTGAGCCCGCTGTTCCCGGCCGAGCTGTTCCCGGACTCACACATCGGCGAGGACCTCTACCGCATCGGACCGTTCGCCGCTGACGGTGCCACGGCACACGGCACTCTCGCGGCGTCCGTCTCGTGA